A region from the Benincasa hispida cultivar B227 chromosome 12, ASM972705v1, whole genome shotgun sequence genome encodes:
- the LOC120092887 gene encoding trehalase-like, translating into MPSPEVFSPRVVDRGPVVPVTNLVKFLECLQIVALNSFGKFDFDLKYYVDLSLKFDLNSTQTSFDALERSSNGSVPVENLKTFIKDYFHSAGTDLVYSEPVDFVPQPVGFLPKVENVEVRAWALDIHNFWKNLSRRVSDDLIHRPDNHTLLPLPEPVVVPGSRFREIYYWDCYWIIRYGGVI; encoded by the coding sequence ATGCCATCGCCGGAAGTTTTCTCCCCACGGGTCGTCGATAGGGGTCCTGTGGTTCCGGTCACCAATCTCGTCAAGTTCCTTGAGTGTCTTCAGATTGTAGCCCTCAACTCGTTTGGGAAATTCGATTTCGATCTTAAATACTATGTCGATTTGTCTCTGAAATTCGATTTGAATTCTACCCAAACCTCTTTCGATGCCCTTGAGCGATCCTCTAATGGCTCTGTTCCCGTCGAGAATTTGAAAACCTTCATTAAAGATTATTTCCATAGTGCTGGAACCGACTTGGTTTACTCTGAGCCAGTTGATTTCGTCCCTCAGCCTGTTGGGTTTTTGCCCAAAGTTGAGAATGTGGAGGTTAGAGCTTGGGCTTTAGATATTCATAACTTTTGGAAGAATCTTAGCCGTAGAGTCTCCGATGATCTCATTCATCGGCCGGATAACCACACTCTGCTTCCGTTGCCGGAGCCTGTTGTCGTTCCGGGTTCCAGATTCCGGGAAATTTATTATTGGGATTGTTATTGGATAATCAGGTACGGCGGTGTAATTTAG